A genomic stretch from Xenopus laevis strain J_2021 chromosome 6S, Xenopus_laevis_v10.1, whole genome shotgun sequence includes:
- the LOC108695511 gene encoding oocyte zinc finger protein XlCOF6-like isoform X4: METRRLEGKWENEEPDTEDPLDTIKREMDPVPGAGSPETQVEMLQIKIKEEDSDAVDHQNPKESCTAPLTNGAFPETQVEILQIRIKEEEPDHENHQNQKENLMAPFTDGASPEPQPEILEIKIKEEDAEDDQDPVESSSVAVSVGGGYMNPELPKPETDSESDTRYDDCLTDGSAFTLTVNSQHFTQEIILTGEKPFTCTECEKSFTTINALQKHKKNHTGEKPFTCAECGKGFIFNSFLQNHKKIHTGEKPFTCTECGKHFNDKSNLSRHKRIHTGVKRFICNECGKGFRERRQLENHQYLHKGEKPFTCTQCGKGFTESRRLQLHLNCHTGEKPFSCTECGERFKEKRQLQKHINLHTGEKPFTCTECGKYFSEKGSLQRHRRMHTGEKPFTCTECGKSFREKRQLQKHQHCRTEENPFTCTECGKSFMQKCNLKSHERVHRKKSSAPSQCEESFPADQADHVEEKTFKCKVCEECFTCNENLEAHERIHARKKPLKKKERLFSCPDCGESFCGKQQLQKHQKIHTGEKPFTCTECGKTFTKKSNLRIHQKIHTRKKLFICKKCGGNFADKSTLQRHKRIHIRKKPFTCTECGKCVGGKANFQAHQRIHTGEKPFSCTDCGYSFTNKGNLRRHQKIHTGEKPFSCKECGKHFAEMGSLHKHKRVHTGEKPFTCKECGKCFTENSSLRVHERVHTGEKPYTCTVCGKGFSKMGILRGHKRIHTGEKPFTCTECGKSFIAKSVLRVHQRSHTGEKPFTCTECGLSFKENRILQVHQRTHTGEKPFACTECGKSFSEIATLLAHKRIHTGEKPFTCTECGKRFAEKGRLQRHQRIHTGEKPYSCPVCGKWFSEKSNLRKHERLHSGEKPFTCTE, from the exons atggaaacaaggaggttagaggggaaatgggagaatgaagagccggacactgaggatcctctggacacaataaagagAGAAATGGATCCCGTTCCTGGGGCCG GTTCCCCAGAGACACAAGTAGAAATGTTACAGATAAAGATAAAAGAAGAAGATTCAGATGCTGTAGATCATCAGAACCCAAAGGAAAGCTGTACAGCACCACTAACAAATGGGG cttttcCAGAGACACAAGTAGAAATATTACAGATAAGGATAAAGGAGGAAGAACCGGACCATGAAAATCACCAGAACCAAAAGGAAAACTTGATGGCACCATTTACTGATGGGG CTTCCCCAGAGCCACAACCAGAAATATTAGAGATAAAGATAAAGGAAGAAGATGCTGAAGATGATCAGGACCCAGTGGAAAGTTCATCAGTAGCAGTTAGTGTTGGGG GTGGGTACATGAACCCTGAACTGCCCAAACCAGAGACCGACTCGGAGTCCGACACAAGATATGACGACTGTTTAACTGATGGATCAGCTTTTACCCTCACTGTGAATAGTCAGCATTTTACACAAGAGATAAttctcactggagagaaaccattcacctgtacagaatgtgagAAAAGTTTTACTACAATTAACGCCCttcaaaagcacaaaaaaaatcacactggagagaaaccattcacctgtgcTGAATGTGGGAAAGGTTTCATTTTCAATAGCTTCctacaaaatcacaaaaaaattcacactggagagaaaccattcacctgcacagaatgtgggaaacatTTTAATGACAAGAGCAACCTTAGCAGGCATAAGAGAATCCACACCGGAGTGAAACGTTTCATCTGTAATGAATGTGGGAAAGGTTTTAGAGAAAGGAGACAACTTGAGAATCACCAATATTTACATaaaggagagaaaccattcacctgcaccCAATGTGGGAAAGGTTTCACAGAAAGTAGACGCCTTCAGCTGCACCTAAATtgccacacaggagagaaaccttttagCTGTACAGAATGTGGTGAAcgttttaaagaaaagagacaactTCAAAAGCACATCAAccttcacacaggggagaaaccattcacctgtacagaatgtgggaaatatTTTTCTGAGAAGGGCTCTCTTCAGAGGCATAGGAGAAtgcacactggagagaaaccattcacctgtacagaatgtgggaaaagttttcGAGAAAAGAGACAACTTCAGAAGCACCAACATTGCCGCACAGAAGAGAACCCGTttacctgtacagaatgtgggaaaagcttcaTGCAAAAGTGTAATCTCAAGTCACATGAAAGGGTTCACAGAAAGAAGTCTTCTGCACCTAGTCAATGTGAGGAAAGTTTTCCTGCAGACCAAGCAGATCATGTGGAGGAGAAAACCTTTAAATGTAAAGTATGTGAGGAATGTTTTACTTGCAATGAAAATCTTGAAGCCCACGAAAGAATTCACGCAAGGAAGAAACCGCTCAAGAAAAAGGAGAGACTGTTTTCTTGTCCAGACTGTGGGGAATCATTTTGTGGAAAGCAGCAACttcagaaacaccaaaaaattcacactggagagaaaccattcacctgcacagaatgtgggaaaactttTACTAAAAAGAGTAACCTTCGCATACACCAAAAAATTCACACTCGGAAGAAACTtttcatatgtaaaaaatgtgGGGGAAACTTTGCTGACAAGAGCACCCTCCAAAGACACAAGAGAATTCACATTCGAAAGAAACCgttcacctgtacagaatgtgggaaatgtgtTGGTGGAAAGGCAAACTTCCAAGCCCACCaaagaattcacactggagagaaaccattcagcTGTACAGATTGTGGGTACAGTTTTACTAATAAGGGAAATCTTCGAAGGCACCAGAAaattcacactggggagaaaccctTCTCCTGCAAAGAATGTGGCAAACATTTTGCTGAAATGGGCTCCCTTCACAAGCATAAAAGAgttcacactggagagaaaccattcacctgtaaggaatgtgggaaatgttttactgAAAATAGCTCCCTTCGTGTGCATGAAAGAgttcacactggagagaaaccataCACCTGTACAGTATGTGGAAAAGGTTTCTCTAAAATGGGCATCCTTCGCGGACATAAAAGGATTCAtactggagagaaaccattcacctgtacagaatgtgggaaaagctttaTTGCAAAAAGTGTCCTTCGTGTACACCAAAGAAgtcacactggagagaaaccattcacctgtacagaatgtggacTGAGTTTTAAGGAAAACCGCATCCTTCAAGTTCACCAAAGAactcacacgggagagaaaccgtTCGCCTGCACAGAGTGCGGGAAAAGCTTTTCAGAGATTGCAACACTTTTAGCTCACAAAAGAattcacacgggagagaaaccgtTCACCTGCACCGAGTGCGGGAAAAGATTTGCTGAAAAGGGAAGACTTCAAAGGCACCaaagaattcacactggagagaaaccataTTCCTGTCCTGTGTGCGGGAAATGGTTTTCTGAAAAGAGCAACCTTCGCAAGCATGAAAGGCTTCATAGTGGAGAGAAACCGTTCACCTGTACAGAATGA
- the LOC108695511 gene encoding oocyte zinc finger protein XlCOF6-like isoform X9 yields the protein METRRLEGKWENEEPDTEDPLDTIKREMDPVPGAAFPETQVEILQIRIKEEEPDHENHQNQKENLMAPFTDGASPEPQPEILEIKIKEEDAEDDQDPVESSSVAVSVGGGYMNPELPKPETDSESDTRYDDCLTDGSAFTLTVNSQHFTQEIILTGEKPFTCTECEKSFTTINALQKHKKNHTGEKPFTCAECGKGFIFNSFLQNHKKIHTGEKPFTCTECGKHFNDKSNLSRHKRIHTGVKRFICNECGKGFRERRQLENHQYLHKGEKPFTCTQCGKGFTESRRLQLHLNCHTGEKPFSCTECGERFKEKRQLQKHINLHTGEKPFTCTECGKYFSEKGSLQRHRRMHTGEKPFTCTECGKSFREKRQLQKHQHCRTEENPFTCTECGKSFMQKCNLKSHERVHRKKSSAPSQCEESFPADQADHVEEKTFKCKVCEECFTCNENLEAHERIHARKKPLKKKERLFSCPDCGESFCGKQQLQKHQKIHTGEKPFTCTECGKTFTKKSNLRIHQKIHTRKKLFICKKCGGNFADKSTLQRHKRIHIRKKPFTCTECGKCVGGKANFQAHQRIHTGEKPFSCTDCGYSFTNKGNLRRHQKIHTGEKPFSCKECGKHFAEMGSLHKHKRVHTGEKPFTCKECGKCFTENSSLRVHERVHTGEKPYTCTVCGKGFSKMGILRGHKRIHTGEKPFTCTECGKSFIAKSVLRVHQRSHTGEKPFTCTECGLSFKENRILQVHQRTHTGEKPFACTECGKSFSEIATLLAHKRIHTGEKPFTCTECGKRFAEKGRLQRHQRIHTGEKPYSCPVCGKWFSEKSNLRKHERLHSGEKPFTCTE from the exons atggaaacaaggaggttagaggggaaatgggagaatgaagagccggacactgaggatcctctggacacaataaagagAGAAATGGATCCCGTTCCTGGGGCCG cttttcCAGAGACACAAGTAGAAATATTACAGATAAGGATAAAGGAGGAAGAACCGGACCATGAAAATCACCAGAACCAAAAGGAAAACTTGATGGCACCATTTACTGATGGGG CTTCCCCAGAGCCACAACCAGAAATATTAGAGATAAAGATAAAGGAAGAAGATGCTGAAGATGATCAGGACCCAGTGGAAAGTTCATCAGTAGCAGTTAGTGTTGGGG GTGGGTACATGAACCCTGAACTGCCCAAACCAGAGACCGACTCGGAGTCCGACACAAGATATGACGACTGTTTAACTGATGGATCAGCTTTTACCCTCACTGTGAATAGTCAGCATTTTACACAAGAGATAAttctcactggagagaaaccattcacctgtacagaatgtgagAAAAGTTTTACTACAATTAACGCCCttcaaaagcacaaaaaaaatcacactggagagaaaccattcacctgtgcTGAATGTGGGAAAGGTTTCATTTTCAATAGCTTCctacaaaatcacaaaaaaattcacactggagagaaaccattcacctgcacagaatgtgggaaacatTTTAATGACAAGAGCAACCTTAGCAGGCATAAGAGAATCCACACCGGAGTGAAACGTTTCATCTGTAATGAATGTGGGAAAGGTTTTAGAGAAAGGAGACAACTTGAGAATCACCAATATTTACATaaaggagagaaaccattcacctgcaccCAATGTGGGAAAGGTTTCACAGAAAGTAGACGCCTTCAGCTGCACCTAAATtgccacacaggagagaaaccttttagCTGTACAGAATGTGGTGAAcgttttaaagaaaagagacaactTCAAAAGCACATCAAccttcacacaggggagaaaccattcacctgtacagaatgtgggaaatatTTTTCTGAGAAGGGCTCTCTTCAGAGGCATAGGAGAAtgcacactggagagaaaccattcacctgtacagaatgtgggaaaagttttcGAGAAAAGAGACAACTTCAGAAGCACCAACATTGCCGCACAGAAGAGAACCCGTttacctgtacagaatgtgggaaaagcttcaTGCAAAAGTGTAATCTCAAGTCACATGAAAGGGTTCACAGAAAGAAGTCTTCTGCACCTAGTCAATGTGAGGAAAGTTTTCCTGCAGACCAAGCAGATCATGTGGAGGAGAAAACCTTTAAATGTAAAGTATGTGAGGAATGTTTTACTTGCAATGAAAATCTTGAAGCCCACGAAAGAATTCACGCAAGGAAGAAACCGCTCAAGAAAAAGGAGAGACTGTTTTCTTGTCCAGACTGTGGGGAATCATTTTGTGGAAAGCAGCAACttcagaaacaccaaaaaattcacactggagagaaaccattcacctgcacagaatgtgggaaaactttTACTAAAAAGAGTAACCTTCGCATACACCAAAAAATTCACACTCGGAAGAAACTtttcatatgtaaaaaatgtgGGGGAAACTTTGCTGACAAGAGCACCCTCCAAAGACACAAGAGAATTCACATTCGAAAGAAACCgttcacctgtacagaatgtgggaaatgtgtTGGTGGAAAGGCAAACTTCCAAGCCCACCaaagaattcacactggagagaaaccattcagcTGTACAGATTGTGGGTACAGTTTTACTAATAAGGGAAATCTTCGAAGGCACCAGAAaattcacactggggagaaaccctTCTCCTGCAAAGAATGTGGCAAACATTTTGCTGAAATGGGCTCCCTTCACAAGCATAAAAGAgttcacactggagagaaaccattcacctgtaaggaatgtgggaaatgttttactgAAAATAGCTCCCTTCGTGTGCATGAAAGAgttcacactggagagaaaccataCACCTGTACAGTATGTGGAAAAGGTTTCTCTAAAATGGGCATCCTTCGCGGACATAAAAGGATTCAtactggagagaaaccattcacctgtacagaatgtgggaaaagctttaTTGCAAAAAGTGTCCTTCGTGTACACCAAAGAAgtcacactggagagaaaccattcacctgtacagaatgtggacTGAGTTTTAAGGAAAACCGCATCCTTCAAGTTCACCAAAGAactcacacgggagagaaaccgtTCGCCTGCACAGAGTGCGGGAAAAGCTTTTCAGAGATTGCAACACTTTTAGCTCACAAAAGAattcacacgggagagaaaccgtTCACCTGCACCGAGTGCGGGAAAAGATTTGCTGAAAAGGGAAGACTTCAAAGGCACCaaagaattcacactggagagaaaccataTTCCTGTCCTGTGTGCGGGAAATGGTTTTCTGAAAAGAGCAACCTTCGCAAGCATGAAAGGCTTCATAGTGGAGAGAAACCGTTCACCTGTACAGAATGA
- the LOC108695511 gene encoding oocyte zinc finger protein XlCOF6-like isoform X10 — METRRLEGKWENEEPDTEDPLDTIKREMDPVPGAASPEPQPEILEIKIKEEDAEDDQDPVESSSVAVSVGGGYMNPELPKPETDSESDTRYDDCLTDGSAFTLTVNSQHFTQEIILTGEKPFTCTECEKSFTTINALQKHKKNHTGEKPFTCAECGKGFIFNSFLQNHKKIHTGEKPFTCTECGKHFNDKSNLSRHKRIHTGVKRFICNECGKGFRERRQLENHQYLHKGEKPFTCTQCGKGFTESRRLQLHLNCHTGEKPFSCTECGERFKEKRQLQKHINLHTGEKPFTCTECGKYFSEKGSLQRHRRMHTGEKPFTCTECGKSFREKRQLQKHQHCRTEENPFTCTECGKSFMQKCNLKSHERVHRKKSSAPSQCEESFPADQADHVEEKTFKCKVCEECFTCNENLEAHERIHARKKPLKKKERLFSCPDCGESFCGKQQLQKHQKIHTGEKPFTCTECGKTFTKKSNLRIHQKIHTRKKLFICKKCGGNFADKSTLQRHKRIHIRKKPFTCTECGKCVGGKANFQAHQRIHTGEKPFSCTDCGYSFTNKGNLRRHQKIHTGEKPFSCKECGKHFAEMGSLHKHKRVHTGEKPFTCKECGKCFTENSSLRVHERVHTGEKPYTCTVCGKGFSKMGILRGHKRIHTGEKPFTCTECGKSFIAKSVLRVHQRSHTGEKPFTCTECGLSFKENRILQVHQRTHTGEKPFACTECGKSFSEIATLLAHKRIHTGEKPFTCTECGKRFAEKGRLQRHQRIHTGEKPYSCPVCGKWFSEKSNLRKHERLHSGEKPFTCTE; from the exons atggaaacaaggaggttagaggggaaatgggagaatgaagagccggacactgaggatcctctggacacaataaagagAGAAATGGATCCCGTTCCTGGGGCCG CTTCCCCAGAGCCACAACCAGAAATATTAGAGATAAAGATAAAGGAAGAAGATGCTGAAGATGATCAGGACCCAGTGGAAAGTTCATCAGTAGCAGTTAGTGTTGGGG GTGGGTACATGAACCCTGAACTGCCCAAACCAGAGACCGACTCGGAGTCCGACACAAGATATGACGACTGTTTAACTGATGGATCAGCTTTTACCCTCACTGTGAATAGTCAGCATTTTACACAAGAGATAAttctcactggagagaaaccattcacctgtacagaatgtgagAAAAGTTTTACTACAATTAACGCCCttcaaaagcacaaaaaaaatcacactggagagaaaccattcacctgtgcTGAATGTGGGAAAGGTTTCATTTTCAATAGCTTCctacaaaatcacaaaaaaattcacactggagagaaaccattcacctgcacagaatgtgggaaacatTTTAATGACAAGAGCAACCTTAGCAGGCATAAGAGAATCCACACCGGAGTGAAACGTTTCATCTGTAATGAATGTGGGAAAGGTTTTAGAGAAAGGAGACAACTTGAGAATCACCAATATTTACATaaaggagagaaaccattcacctgcaccCAATGTGGGAAAGGTTTCACAGAAAGTAGACGCCTTCAGCTGCACCTAAATtgccacacaggagagaaaccttttagCTGTACAGAATGTGGTGAAcgttttaaagaaaagagacaactTCAAAAGCACATCAAccttcacacaggggagaaaccattcacctgtacagaatgtgggaaatatTTTTCTGAGAAGGGCTCTCTTCAGAGGCATAGGAGAAtgcacactggagagaaaccattcacctgtacagaatgtgggaaaagttttcGAGAAAAGAGACAACTTCAGAAGCACCAACATTGCCGCACAGAAGAGAACCCGTttacctgtacagaatgtgggaaaagcttcaTGCAAAAGTGTAATCTCAAGTCACATGAAAGGGTTCACAGAAAGAAGTCTTCTGCACCTAGTCAATGTGAGGAAAGTTTTCCTGCAGACCAAGCAGATCATGTGGAGGAGAAAACCTTTAAATGTAAAGTATGTGAGGAATGTTTTACTTGCAATGAAAATCTTGAAGCCCACGAAAGAATTCACGCAAGGAAGAAACCGCTCAAGAAAAAGGAGAGACTGTTTTCTTGTCCAGACTGTGGGGAATCATTTTGTGGAAAGCAGCAACttcagaaacaccaaaaaattcacactggagagaaaccattcacctgcacagaatgtgggaaaactttTACTAAAAAGAGTAACCTTCGCATACACCAAAAAATTCACACTCGGAAGAAACTtttcatatgtaaaaaatgtgGGGGAAACTTTGCTGACAAGAGCACCCTCCAAAGACACAAGAGAATTCACATTCGAAAGAAACCgttcacctgtacagaatgtgggaaatgtgtTGGTGGAAAGGCAAACTTCCAAGCCCACCaaagaattcacactggagagaaaccattcagcTGTACAGATTGTGGGTACAGTTTTACTAATAAGGGAAATCTTCGAAGGCACCAGAAaattcacactggggagaaaccctTCTCCTGCAAAGAATGTGGCAAACATTTTGCTGAAATGGGCTCCCTTCACAAGCATAAAAGAgttcacactggagagaaaccattcacctgtaaggaatgtgggaaatgttttactgAAAATAGCTCCCTTCGTGTGCATGAAAGAgttcacactggagagaaaccataCACCTGTACAGTATGTGGAAAAGGTTTCTCTAAAATGGGCATCCTTCGCGGACATAAAAGGATTCAtactggagagaaaccattcacctgtacagaatgtgggaaaagctttaTTGCAAAAAGTGTCCTTCGTGTACACCAAAGAAgtcacactggagagaaaccattcacctgtacagaatgtggacTGAGTTTTAAGGAAAACCGCATCCTTCAAGTTCACCAAAGAactcacacgggagagaaaccgtTCGCCTGCACAGAGTGCGGGAAAAGCTTTTCAGAGATTGCAACACTTTTAGCTCACAAAAGAattcacacgggagagaaaccgtTCACCTGCACCGAGTGCGGGAAAAGATTTGCTGAAAAGGGAAGACTTCAAAGGCACCaaagaattcacactggagagaaaccataTTCCTGTCCTGTGTGCGGGAAATGGTTTTCTGAAAAGAGCAACCTTCGCAAGCATGAAAGGCTTCATAGTGGAGAGAAACCGTTCACCTGTACAGAATGA
- the LOC108695511 gene encoding oocyte zinc finger protein XlCOF6-like isoform X7: METRRLEGKWENEEPDTEDPLDTIKREMDPVPGAGSPETQVEMLQIKIKEEDSDAVDHQNPKESCTAPLTNGETQVEILQIRIKEEEPDHENHQNQKENLMAPFTDGASPEPQPEILEIKIKEEDAEDDQDPVESSSVAVSVGGGYMNPELPKPETDSESDTRYDDCLTDGSAFTLTVNSQHFTQEIILTGEKPFTCTECEKSFTTINALQKHKKNHTGEKPFTCAECGKGFIFNSFLQNHKKIHTGEKPFTCTECGKHFNDKSNLSRHKRIHTGVKRFICNECGKGFRERRQLENHQYLHKGEKPFTCTQCGKGFTESRRLQLHLNCHTGEKPFSCTECGERFKEKRQLQKHINLHTGEKPFTCTECGKYFSEKGSLQRHRRMHTGEKPFTCTECGKSFREKRQLQKHQHCRTEENPFTCTECGKSFMQKCNLKSHERVHRKKSSAPSQCEESFPADQADHVEEKTFKCKVCEECFTCNENLEAHERIHARKKPLKKKERLFSCPDCGESFCGKQQLQKHQKIHTGEKPFTCTECGKTFTKKSNLRIHQKIHTRKKLFICKKCGGNFADKSTLQRHKRIHIRKKPFTCTECGKCVGGKANFQAHQRIHTGEKPFSCTDCGYSFTNKGNLRRHQKIHTGEKPFSCKECGKHFAEMGSLHKHKRVHTGEKPFTCKECGKCFTENSSLRVHERVHTGEKPYTCTVCGKGFSKMGILRGHKRIHTGEKPFTCTECGKSFIAKSVLRVHQRSHTGEKPFTCTECGLSFKENRILQVHQRTHTGEKPFACTECGKSFSEIATLLAHKRIHTGEKPFTCTECGKRFAEKGRLQRHQRIHTGEKPYSCPVCGKWFSEKSNLRKHERLHSGEKPFTCTE, translated from the exons atggaaacaaggaggttagaggggaaatgggagaatgaagagccggacactgaggatcctctggacacaataaagagAGAAATGGATCCCGTTCCTGGGGCCG GTTCCCCAGAGACACAAGTAGAAATGTTACAGATAAAGATAAAAGAAGAAGATTCAGATGCTGTAGATCATCAGAACCCAAAGGAAAGCTGTACAGCACCACTAACAAATGGGG AGACACAAGTAGAAATATTACAGATAAGGATAAAGGAGGAAGAACCGGACCATGAAAATCACCAGAACCAAAAGGAAAACTTGATGGCACCATTTACTGATGGGG CTTCCCCAGAGCCACAACCAGAAATATTAGAGATAAAGATAAAGGAAGAAGATGCTGAAGATGATCAGGACCCAGTGGAAAGTTCATCAGTAGCAGTTAGTGTTGGGG GTGGGTACATGAACCCTGAACTGCCCAAACCAGAGACCGACTCGGAGTCCGACACAAGATATGACGACTGTTTAACTGATGGATCAGCTTTTACCCTCACTGTGAATAGTCAGCATTTTACACAAGAGATAAttctcactggagagaaaccattcacctgtacagaatgtgagAAAAGTTTTACTACAATTAACGCCCttcaaaagcacaaaaaaaatcacactggagagaaaccattcacctgtgcTGAATGTGGGAAAGGTTTCATTTTCAATAGCTTCctacaaaatcacaaaaaaattcacactggagagaaaccattcacctgcacagaatgtgggaaacatTTTAATGACAAGAGCAACCTTAGCAGGCATAAGAGAATCCACACCGGAGTGAAACGTTTCATCTGTAATGAATGTGGGAAAGGTTTTAGAGAAAGGAGACAACTTGAGAATCACCAATATTTACATaaaggagagaaaccattcacctgcaccCAATGTGGGAAAGGTTTCACAGAAAGTAGACGCCTTCAGCTGCACCTAAATtgccacacaggagagaaaccttttagCTGTACAGAATGTGGTGAAcgttttaaagaaaagagacaactTCAAAAGCACATCAAccttcacacaggggagaaaccattcacctgtacagaatgtgggaaatatTTTTCTGAGAAGGGCTCTCTTCAGAGGCATAGGAGAAtgcacactggagagaaaccattcacctgtacagaatgtgggaaaagttttcGAGAAAAGAGACAACTTCAGAAGCACCAACATTGCCGCACAGAAGAGAACCCGTttacctgtacagaatgtgggaaaagcttcaTGCAAAAGTGTAATCTCAAGTCACATGAAAGGGTTCACAGAAAGAAGTCTTCTGCACCTAGTCAATGTGAGGAAAGTTTTCCTGCAGACCAAGCAGATCATGTGGAGGAGAAAACCTTTAAATGTAAAGTATGTGAGGAATGTTTTACTTGCAATGAAAATCTTGAAGCCCACGAAAGAATTCACGCAAGGAAGAAACCGCTCAAGAAAAAGGAGAGACTGTTTTCTTGTCCAGACTGTGGGGAATCATTTTGTGGAAAGCAGCAACttcagaaacaccaaaaaattcacactggagagaaaccattcacctgcacagaatgtgggaaaactttTACTAAAAAGAGTAACCTTCGCATACACCAAAAAATTCACACTCGGAAGAAACTtttcatatgtaaaaaatgtgGGGGAAACTTTGCTGACAAGAGCACCCTCCAAAGACACAAGAGAATTCACATTCGAAAGAAACCgttcacctgtacagaatgtgggaaatgtgtTGGTGGAAAGGCAAACTTCCAAGCCCACCaaagaattcacactggagagaaaccattcagcTGTACAGATTGTGGGTACAGTTTTACTAATAAGGGAAATCTTCGAAGGCACCAGAAaattcacactggggagaaaccctTCTCCTGCAAAGAATGTGGCAAACATTTTGCTGAAATGGGCTCCCTTCACAAGCATAAAAGAgttcacactggagagaaaccattcacctgtaaggaatgtgggaaatgttttactgAAAATAGCTCCCTTCGTGTGCATGAAAGAgttcacactggagagaaaccataCACCTGTACAGTATGTGGAAAAGGTTTCTCTAAAATGGGCATCCTTCGCGGACATAAAAGGATTCAtactggagagaaaccattcacctgtacagaatgtgggaaaagctttaTTGCAAAAAGTGTCCTTCGTGTACACCAAAGAAgtcacactggagagaaaccattcacctgtacagaatgtggacTGAGTTTTAAGGAAAACCGCATCCTTCAAGTTCACCAAAGAactcacacgggagagaaaccgtTCGCCTGCACAGAGTGCGGGAAAAGCTTTTCAGAGATTGCAACACTTTTAGCTCACAAAAGAattcacacgggagagaaaccgtTCACCTGCACCGAGTGCGGGAAAAGATTTGCTGAAAAGGGAAGACTTCAAAGGCACCaaagaattcacactggagagaaaccataTTCCTGTCCTGTGTGCGGGAAATGGTTTTCTGAAAAGAGCAACCTTCGCAAGCATGAAAGGCTTCATAGTGGAGAGAAACCGTTCACCTGTACAGAATGA